A genomic window from Henningerozyma blattae CBS 6284 chromosome 3, complete genome includes:
- the QCR8 gene encoding ubiquinol--cytochrome-c reductase subunit 8 (similar to Saccharomyces cerevisiae QCR8 (YJL166W); ancestral locus Anc_1.177), producing MGGPEAKTYMGWWGHLGSPKQKGITSYAVSPYAQKPLNGAFHNAFFNSWRRFRSQILFVAIPAGIYWAWWCNARDYNEYLYTKEGREELERVSN from the coding sequence ATGGGTGGACCAGAAGCTAAGACTTACATGGGTTGGTGGGGCCATTTGGGCTCACCAAAGCAAAAGGGTATCACCTCTTATGCTGTTTCTCCATACGCTCAAAAACCTTTGAACGGAGCCTTCCATAACGCCTTCTTCAACTCATGGCGTCGTTTCAGATCACAAATATTGTTTGTTGCCATCCCAGCAGGTATATATTGGGCTTGGTGGTGTAACGCCAGAGATTATAACGAATATTTATACACCAAAGAAGGTAGGGAAGAACTGGAGAGAGTCAGTAATTAA